From Pseudomonadota bacterium:
ATCTTGATTAGTATAATTTAGACTAATCATAGTTGGCGTATTTACAAGACTCGCTTGTGCATGCGGGTTAACATTAATGGGACAACTGGACATTAGGCCCCTCCTATCTGCGTTGTGGGCAAATTCAACACCAAACTATCAATCTGGGCTATGTGATCTGGATCATAAAAATCAATTTTTATATACAAAATACTTTCTGTCTCCGTCAAATCATCTTCTGAATTTAATTGAGTGTTATCTATCAAACTTACTGTGATATTATCCACAGTAATTCTTGGCTCCCAAGTAGTTATGGCTTGTGAAATAATCTCTTTCACCTGAGCGGCGACTGTTTGATCGTTTGGCTCAAAGAAGTATTTACGCAGATTGCATCCATAAGTGGGCAACATTACTCGTTCCCCAGGATTGGTTAATAA
This genomic window contains:
- a CDS encoding GPW/gp25 family protein, which gives rise to MAIDTTYGLAYPLVRHPLGFMHVSTGLSVVKSDLMILLLTNPGERVMLPTYGCNLRKYFFEPNDQTVAAQVKEIISQAITTWEPRITVDNITVSLIDNTQLNSEDDLTETESILYIKIDFYDPDHIAQIDSLVLNLPTTQIGGA